One window from the genome of Engraulis encrasicolus isolate BLACKSEA-1 chromosome 16, IST_EnEncr_1.0, whole genome shotgun sequence encodes:
- the cpdp gene encoding CPD photolyase — protein MRLLHRQALRHIVRLISAKAEQGPSAILWSHLRFHTTPKTIMASKKTDLKRKADSAETSNGKQQKVDRVEGWLENAVAELRKDNKDLKFNMKRLRYLSENEKVKPGSDGVVYWMGRDQRVQDNWALIYAQQLAIAESLPLHICFSLMPKFLEATFRHYSFMIKGLQEVAKECKVLDIQFHLLSGFPGETLPGFIKEWNMGAVVTDFWPLRDPTQWVDDVKKAISPDIPLIQVDAHNVVPCWEASGKLEYSARTIRGKITKLLPTYLTEFPIVDKHPHTSKRAAESVNWDETLSSLDVDRSVGEVDWAKPGYSGGMAILESFINERLRDFASLRNNPNVPALSQLSPWIHSGSLSAQRVVRTVQKNGKKFSESVASFTEELVVRRELADNFCFYNENYDKVEGAYEWAQKTLKVHAKDKRSHVYTREQWAQAKTHDKLWNAAQTQLLTEGKMHGFMRMYWAKKILEWTSSPEEALSIAIYLNDRYSLDGCDPNGYVGCMWSICGIHDQGWAERAVFGKIRYMNYDGCKRKFDVAEFERKYTKKT, from the exons GTTGTTGCACCGGCAAGCATTGAGGCATATTGTGAGACTCATATCTGCTAAAGCTGAGCAAGGCCCCTCTGCCATTCTCTGGAGCCACCTAAGGTTTCATACCACACCCAAAACCATCATGGCATCCAAAAAAACTGACCTGAAACGCAAGGCCGATTCAGCTGAGACAAGTAATGGAAAACAACAGAAAGTTGACCGTGTGGAAGGATGGCTAGAAAATGCAGTGGCTGAGCTACGGAAAGACAACAAGGATTTAAAATTCAACATGAAGCGCCTCAGATACCTGTCTGAAAATGAAAAGGTTAAACCAGGCTCAGACGGTGTGGTGTACTGGATGGGAAGAGATCAGCGAGTTCAAg ATAACTGGGCGCTGATTTATGCTCAGCAGTTGGCCATCGCAGAATCCCTTCCACTGCACATTTGTTTTAGCCTGATGCCAAAGTTTTTAGAGGCAACATTTCGCCATTACAGTTTCATGATAAAAGGGCTACAGGAGGTGGCAAAG gaATGCAAAGTTCTGGATATTCAGTTCCATCTTCTCAGTGGCTTCCCTGGTGAAACCCTGCCTGGCTTCATCAAGGAGTGGAACATGGGGGCAGTCGTGACGGACTTCTGGCCCCTAAGGGATCCCACCCAGTGGGTGGATGATGTCAAAAAGGCAATCAGTCCAGATATTCCTCTCATTCAG GTGGATGCTCACAACGTGGTGCCATGTTGGGAAGCGTCTGGAAAACTGGAGTATTCTGCCAGAACCATCCGTGGAAAGATCACTAAACTGCTGCCCACATACCTCACAGAGTTCCCCATTGttgacaaacacccacacacatcgaAAAGGGCAGCTGAG TCTGTGAATTGGGATGAGACTTTGTCCTCCTTGGATGTGGACCGAAGTGTGGGTGAGGTCGATTGGGCGAAACCCGGATACTCAGGAGGCATGGCAATACTTGAGTCTTTCATCAACGAGCGCTTGCGAGACTTTGCCAGTCTTCGGAATAACCCCAATGTGCCAGCCCTCAGCCAGCTATCTCCCTGGATCCACTCTG GCAGTCTGTCAGCGCAGCGCGTGGTGCGGACTGTCcaaaaaaatggaaagaaatTCAGCGAGTCTGTGGCATCCTTTACAGAGGAGTTAGTCGTGCGCAGAGAGCTTGCAGACAACTTCTGCTTTTACAATGAGAACTATGACAAGGTTGAAG GCGCTTATGAGTGGGCACAGAAGACTCTGAAGGTTCATGCAAAAGACAAGAGAAGTCATGTATACACTCGTGAGCAGTGGGCACAGGCTAAGACCCATGACAAACTATGGAACGCAGCCCAG ACCCAGCTGCTGACTGAGGGAAAGATGCATGGGTTCATGAGGATGTACTGGGCCAAGAAGATCCTGGAATGGACGTCTTCTCCAGAGGAAGCACTCTCCATAGCAATCTACCTCAATGACCGCTATtctttagatggatgtgacccCAATGGATATGTTG GTTGCATGTGGTCCATTTGTGGCATACACGATCAAGGCTGGGCTGAGAGGGCTGTCTTCGGAAAAATACGCTACATGAACTATGACGGATGCAAGCGCAAATTTGATGTGGCAGAGTTTGAAAGGAAGTACACTAAGAAGACATGA